One genomic window of Oncorhynchus clarkii lewisi isolate Uvic-CL-2024 chromosome 5, UVic_Ocla_1.0, whole genome shotgun sequence includes the following:
- the LOC139408896 gene encoding uncharacterized protein isoform X1 gives MGRPQVVRVGNNISTPLILNTGAPQGCVLSPLLFTHDCVAMHASNSIIKFADDTTVVGLITNNDETAYREEVRALGVWCQENNRTLNINKTKEMIVDFRKQQREHPPIHIDGTVVEKVESFKFLGVHITDKLKWSTHTDSAVKKAQQRLFNLRRLKKCVLSPKTLRYTIESILSGCITAHNLKALQRVVRSAQRITGGKLPSLQDTYTTRCYRKAIKIIKDNNQPSHCLLTPLSSRRRGTTRDSFEGMKVMQLEYEAYIPMAESELRKIYTDIRARWPTVRHICVHHRLGVVPVTEASVIIGISSPHRGDSLEAVQYCIDTLKATVPIWKKEVYEADESCWKENKECQWTCQS, from the exons atgggccgcccccaggtggtgagggtaggaaacaacatctccaccccgctgatcctaaacactggggccccacaagggtgcgttctcagccctctcctgttcacccatgactgcgtggccatgcacgcctccaactcaatcatcaagtttgcagacgacactacagtggtaggcttgattaccaacaacgacgagacggcctacagggaggaggtgagggccctcggagtgtggtgtcaggaaaacaaccgcacactcaacatcaacaaaacaaaggagatgatcgtggacttcaggaaacagcagagggagcacccccctatccacattgacgggacagtagtggagaaggtggaaagttttaagttcctcggcgtacacatcacagacaaactgaaatggtccacccacacagacagcgcggtgaagaaggcgcaacagcgcctcttcaacctcaggaggctgaagaaatgtgtcttgtcaccaaaaacacttagatacacaatcgagagcatcctgtcgggctgtatcaccgcccacaaccttaaggctctccagagggtagtgaggtctgcacaacgcatcaccgggggcaaactaccttccctccaggacacctacaccacccgatgttacaggaaggccataaagatcatcaaggacaacaaccaaccgagccactgcctgttaaccccgctatcatccagaaggcgag GGACGACGAGGGACAGTTTCGAAGGGATGAAAGTGATGCAGCTGGAGTATGAAGCCTACATCCCAATGGCCGAATCAGAACTCAGGAAGATATACACTGACATCAGGGCAAGATGGCCGACTGTCAGGCACATCTGTGTTCATCATCGACTGGG GGTGGTGCCTGTGACTGAGGCCAGTGTGATCATCGGCATCTCGTCTCCTCACCGGGGGGACTCTCTGGAGGCAGTGCAGTACTGTATAGATACCCTGAAAGCCACCGTGCCCATATGGAAGAAG GAGGTGTATGAAGCTGACGAGTCCTGTTGGAAAGAGAACAAAGAGTGCCAGTGGACATGCCAGAGTTGA
- the LOC139408896 gene encoding molybdopterin synthase catalytic subunit isoform X2 translates to MAEAEGDPRDLVKLTHDKLSVDTVSDSVTCPSCGAISIFIGTTRDSFEGMKVMQLEYEAYIPMAESELRKIYTDIRARWPTVRHICVHHRLGVVPVTEASVIIGISSPHRGDSLEAVQYCIDTLKATVPIWKKEVYEADESCWKENKECQWTCQS, encoded by the exons ATGGCTGAGGCGGAAGGGGATCCCAGGGATCTCGTTAAACTGACACATGACAAACTCTCTGTGGACACAGTGTCAGACTCTGTCACTTGCCCTTCCTGTGGAGCCATCTCCATCTTCATAG GGACGACGAGGGACAGTTTCGAAGGGATGAAAGTGATGCAGCTGGAGTATGAAGCCTACATCCCAATGGCCGAATCAGAACTCAGGAAGATATACACTGACATCAGGGCAAGATGGCCGACTGTCAGGCACATCTGTGTTCATCATCGACTGGG GGTGGTGCCTGTGACTGAGGCCAGTGTGATCATCGGCATCTCGTCTCCTCACCGGGGGGACTCTCTGGAGGCAGTGCAGTACTGTATAGATACCCTGAAAGCCACCGTGCCCATATGGAAGAAG GAGGTGTATGAAGCTGACGAGTCCTGTTGGAAAGAGAACAAAGAGTGCCAGTGGACATGCCAGAGTTGA
- the LOC139408897 gene encoding follistatin-A-like, translated as MFRMLQTPQLRQGVIALFMWFTHFMEDHKVQAGNCWLQQGKNGRCQVLYMSGMTREDCCRSGRLGTAWTEEDVPNSTLFRWMIFNGGAPNCIPCKETCDSVDCGPGKRCKMNKRNKPRCVCAPDCSNVTGQGSVCGSDGKSYRDECTMLRARCRNHPNLEVQYHGRCRKTCHGVRCPGSASCVVDQTNNAYCVTCNHQCPEVTSPDQYLCGNDGVVYASSCHLRRATCILGRSIGVAYEGKCIDARSCEDIVCRGAKSCLWDEASGRGRCSVCDEACPDSRHAESVCASDNNTYPSECSMRQAACAQQRLLEVKHSGSCNCLNQV; from the exons ATGTTTAGGATGCTACAAACACCGCAGCTCCGCCAAGGCGTCATTGCGCTTTTCATGTGGTTCACTCACTTTATGGAGGACCACAAAGTCCAGG CCGGTAACTGCTGGTTGCAGCAGGGTAAGAACGGCCGGTGCCAGGTGCTCTACATGTCCGGGATGACCCGGGAGGACTGCTGCCGGAGTGGTCGTCTGGGCACGGCCTGGACCGAGGAAGATGTGCCCAACAGCACGCTGTTCCGGTGGATGATCTTCAATGGAGGCGCGCCTAATTGCATACCTTGTAAAG AAACATGCGACAGCGTCGACTGCGGTCCTGGGAAGAGATGCAAGATGAACAAGAGGAACAagcctaggtgtgtgtgtgctccagacTGCTCCAACGTCACAGGGCAGGGGTCCGTCTGTGGGTCCGATGGAAAGTCCTACAGGGACGAGTGCACCATGCTCAGGGCCCGGTGCAGAAACCATCCCAACTTGGAGGTCCAGTACCACGGGCGCTGCCGCA AGACATGTCATGGGGTCCGCTGTCCCGGTAGCGCGTCGTGTGTCGTGGACCAGACGAATAACGCCTACTGTGTGACATGTAATCACCAGTGTCCAGAGGTGACGTCCCCAGACCAGTACCTGTGTGGGAACGATGGTGTTGTTTACGCCAGCTCCTGCCACCTGAGGAGAGCCACGTGCATCTTGGGAAGGTCCATTGGTGTGGCCTACGAAGGGAAATGCATTG ACGCCAGGTCATGCGAGGACATTGTGTGTCGGGGAGCAAAGAGTTGTCTGTGGGATGAAGCGAGTGGCCGCGGACGCTGCTCCGTGTGCGATGAAGCGTGTCCAGATAGTCGGCATGCCGAGAGTGTGTGCGCCAGTGACAACAACACCTACCCCAGCGAGTGTTCCATGAGGCAGGCCGCCTGTGCTCAGCAGCGCCTCCTGGAGGTCAAACACTCAGGATCCTGCAACT GTTTAAACCAGGTTTAA